In Janthinobacterium agaricidamnosum NBRC 102515 = DSM 9628, the DNA window GCCACGCCCGCGTCCGCGCTCAGCATCACCGTGTTCGAGGCGCCCGCCGTGGCCCAGGCGAACCAGCCGGCGCCGCGCAAGCGCACCGCGCCGGCGCCATACTGCTCCAGCCAGCCGCGCATGCGGGCCAGCTTGTGGCGGATTTCCTGTGTCGCGAGCCGGCTCATGGCGCCTCCAGTTCCACTGCGACTTGCCGCAATTCTTGCGCCGTCTGTTCCGGCAATGCATCCATCACAAACATGCCTGCCGCCAACTCTGTCCCGGCCAGGTATTTCAGGCGCTCGCGGCTGCGGTATGGCGGATAAAACTCGGCATGCAGCTGGGTTTCCGGATGCGGCTGGCCATCGGTCGGCGCCTGGAACCACGCCATCAGATAAGGAAACGGACGTTGCCACAGCCCTTCATATTTCAGCAGCACGGTTTTCAGCGCGCGCGCCAGGTCCAGCCGCTGCTCCAGCGACAGCGCGGCCAAACTGTCGACCGGACGCAGCGGCATGACCCACACTTCATACGGGTAACGCGCGCATGGCGGCACGAACGCCAGCGCGTGCGGCCCCAGGTACAGCAGGCGTTCGCCGTAGCCGACTTCGCGCTGCGCCAGATCGGGCAGCAAGGCCACCCCATGCTTGTCATAAAAAGCCCGCTCCTGTTCCAGCATGCGCAGCGGTATCGGCGGCACCAGCGGATAGGCGTAAATCTGGCCATGCGGATGATGCAGCGTGACGCCGACTTCGGCGCCGCGATTTTCAAACGGCAACACATAAGCGATGCCACCGCGCGCCGCCAGCCGCGTCGTGCGCGCCGCCCATACTTGCAGCAGCAAATTGATGTGATCCAGATCCAGCCCGCCCAGGAAGGCGGCGCTGTCGCGGCTGTACACCACCACTTCGCAATGGCCGGACGCCGGCGCCGTCGGCACCGTCACGGCGGGCGGATCGTGGGCGTCCTGAGCCAGCGCGGGAAAGCGGTTGTCGAACACGGCGACGTCGTATTCGCCTGCCGGCAACTCGGTCGGCCGCGCCGGGTCGCTGGTGACGGCCAGCGGATTGTATTGCGAAGTTTGCAATGACGACGGCAAATACGTGCGGTCTTGCCGGTAGGCAGCATAAGCCACCCATTCGCCGCGCAGCGGATGCCAGCGCACATGGGGATTCGCTCCTTGCGGCTGGGCGAACGGGGTCGGCACAAAATCGACCGGGCCGATCGCATGGCGGCTGTACAAGGTCAGCTGGCGGCCATCCGGCTTGACGAGTTCCTTGCAATGCATAATCACCATCCCATACCATTCCCTGCAAAGACAATAAGACTGGCCGGCGCGCCGAAAGTTCATGCCGCCCTCGGATCAGGCCGGTACCCCTTTTTGCGGCAGGGGCATACAAAATAAACCATTGTGTTTCCCGCCGCCGGCCCGATATCTGTTGCATGATTCCATTTTCCATACTCGACCTCGCTCCGATTGCCGAAGGCGGCAATGCGGCCACCTCGTTCCGCAACACGCTCGATCTCGCGCAACACGGCGAGCGCTGGGGCTACAACCGCTACTGGCTGGCGGAACACCACGGCATGCCCGGCATCGCCAGCGCCGCCACGTCGGTGGTGATGGCCCATGTCGCGGCCGGCACCAGCACGATACGGGTCGGCGCCGGCGGCGTGATGCTGCCGAACCACTCGCCGCTGGTAATCGCCGAACAGTTCGGCACGCTGGAAGCGCTGTATCCCGGCCGCATCGACCTGGGCCTGGGCCGCGCGCCCGGTTCCGACCAGAGCACCGCGCGCGCGCTGCGCCGCAACCTGGAATCGGACGCCGAGCAGTTTCCGCAAGACGTGCTGGAATTGATGGACTATATGTCCGACGAGCCGCGCCAGCGCGTGCTGGCCGTGCCCGGCAACGGCGCCAAGGTGCCGGTCTGGATACTCGGGTCGAGCATGTTCGGCGCGCAGCTGGCGGCCCATCTCGGCTTGCCGTACGCGTTCGCGTCGCATTTCGCGCCGCAAGTGATGATGCAGGCAGTGGCGTTCTACCGCGACAATTTCAAGCCGTCGGCACAATTGGCCAAGCCGCATGTGATGCTCGGTTTTAATGTGTTTGCCGCCGATACCGATGCCGAAGCGCAATTGCGCGCGACCTCGATGCAACAGGCTTTCGTCAACCTGCGCACCGGCCGGCCGTCGAAACTGCCGCCGCCGGTACCCGGCTACCTGGAACGGCTGGGGCCGCAGGAACGTGCGATGATCGATTCGGTGCTGTCGTGCTCGGCAATCGGCTCGCCAGCGACCGTCAAGGAAAAATTAAGCGCCTTCATCGCGACCACCGGCGCCGACGAGCTGATGATCACCTCGCAAATTTTCGAGCATCAGCACCGCCTGCGCTCGTATGAAATCACCGCGCAAATCCATCAGGAAATGTCGCTGGTTTAAGTTTCCCCTCGGTATCCCTTGCACCCGGTCATCGGCAACGGTCACCGGGATTTTTTATTTTTTAGGCAATAAAAATACGCCTGCCGGCAAAATTATTGAATCGCCGTTATCATAACTATCCAAAAAGCATCGTTCCAAGAAAGCAGTTTCCCATGAAATCCGCCTCGCCCAACGTCGATGGCAGCGCCCTGCTGACCTCCACCCGCATCCTGTTATTTGCCCTGTCCGCCGGCGTGCTGGTGGCCAGTTTGTATTATGTGCAGCCACTCACTTCCTTGCTGGCGGCGTCGTTCGGCGTCGGCGTGACGCAGGCCGGTTACCTGGTCACCGCGACCCAGATCGGCTATGTGCTGGGGATTGTGTTCCTGGTGCCGCTGAGCGACGTGCTGAACCGCCGCAAATTACTGACCTGGATGCTGGTTGCCAAGATTTGCGCGCTGATACTGGCCGCGACCAGCCAGAACATCATCGTGTTTTCGATCGCCAGCATCTTGATGGGCATCACCGCCAGCGCGCTGATGGTGGTCACCGCGATGGTTGCCTCGTACGCGCCGGATCACAGCCGCGGCCGCATGGTCGGCACCGTGATGACCGGCTTATTGCTGGGTATCTTGCTGGCGCGCACAGTGTCCGGCGTGGTGGCGCAAGTGAGCGGCAGCTGGCGCGCCGTGTATCTGCTGGCCGCCGTGGTGGTGGCCGCCTTGCTGGCGATACTGCGCAATATCCTGCCCGATGAAGCGCCGCGCGGCAAGCTGCAATACGCCAAATTGATGGCCTCGCTGGCCGGCATCATCCGCCAGGAACCGCTGCTGCGCCAGCGCGCGCTGTTTGCCGGCCTGGGCCTGGGCACCTTCAGCGTGTTCTGGACCGGCCTGACCTTTTTGCTCAGCGGCGCGCCGTACCACTACAGCGAAATGCAGATCGGCTTCTTCGGCCTGGTCGGCGCCACCGGCGCATTCGCCGCCAACACCGCCGGCCGCATGGCCGACCGGGGTTATGCACGCCAGGCCACCTGGCTGCTGGCGCTGGCGTCGCTGGCCTCGTGGGCCTTTATCGCATTTGGCGCGGTATCGCTGCTGATGTTGCTGGTCGGCGTGGTCTTGCTCGACGTCGGCGTGATGGGCTTGCAAGTGACGCACCAGTCGATCATCTACAAACTGGCGCCGGAGGCGCGCGCCCGCGTCACCACCGTGTTCATCGCGGCCGGCTTCATCGGCGCCTCGGCCGGTTCGGCGCTGGCCAGCGCCAGCTACGCGGCCGGCGGCTGGCTGGCGCTGTGCCTGGTCGGCGCGGCAATGCCGCTGCTGATGGTCATCGTGTGGAGCAAATACCGCCTGCGGCAGCGCGGCTTGTAACACCATCAACCGGGGTCTGGTCGTTTACCGTCGGAGCAAAACATGCAGCGCATAGGATTCATCGCCACGCAGAATTTCCAGTTCATGAGCTTTGCCGCGCTGTCGGTGTTCGAGTTCGCCAACCTGGTCACCGGCCAGCCGGCCTACGAGATCCGCGTGATGTCGGAGCATGGCGGGACAATGCGCAGTTCGATGGGCGTGACGATCGATACCGAGTCGCTGCAAAACGCCGGCTTCGATACGCTGATCATCGGCGGCGCGGTCGGTGCGCCGCCCAGCAGCGCGGCGCTGCTCGACTTCCTGCGCGCGTCGATGCCGACCGTGCGGCGCATGGCGTCGATGTGCAGCGGCGCGCTGGTGCTGGCCGACGCCGGCCTGCTCGATGGCCGCCGCGTCACCACCCATTGGTATGCGGCGCGCGACCTGCAAAAAAAGTTTCCCCATGTGACGGTCGAAGAAGACCGCATCTTCATCCACGATGGACCGGTGTGGACCTCGGCCGGCATGAGCGCCGGCATCGACCTGGCGCTGGGCATGGTGGAAAAGGACCTGGGCGCCGATGTCGCGCGGCTGGTGGCGAAAAACCTGGTGCTGCATCACCGCCGCGCGGGCGGCCAGTCGCAGCATTCCGTGCTGCTCGAACTGAGCCCCAGGTCGGACCGGATTCAAAGCGCCTTGCAATATGCCGAAAGTCATCTGGGCAATGCGCTGTCGGTCGAGGAACTGGCCACCCAGGCCTGCCTGAGTCCGCGCCAGTTCAGCCGGGCGTTCCGCGCCGAGACCGGCCAGTCGCCAGCCAAGGCGATCGAAAACCTGCGCCTGGAAGCGGCCAGGCTGATGATCGAACAAGGCAGTCTCGGGATCGACGCGGTGGCGCGCGAAACCGGCTTCGCCGATCCGGAACGGATGCGGCGCGCCTTCCTGCGCGCCTTCGGGCAACCGCCGCAAGTGCTGCGGCGCAATGCCCGGATTGCCGCACCAGCCTGAAAATGCAAACGCTCAGCGCACCTTGTAGCGATTCAGCTTGGCGACAAAGGCATCGCCGAACACATCGGATGACATCGGCTGTTCGCCGCTGACCACTTCACGGTCTTCCACCACGTTCGGATGAAACGCCGCGACCCGCTCGACGTGGGCGCCCGCCTCGGCCAGCGCATCGGCCGCGTGGAATTGCACAAAGCCGCCCAGTTGCCCCTTCGGTCCTTCGATGAATTTCTCTTCGGCCGATGAAAACACCGTCAGGTGGTAACCGGCGTAAGGCCAGCCGGCCGCAAGCTTGCCGGTGCTCTGGATGTCGCCGGCGATCAGGGCCTGGCGGAACGCGACCGGATCGCTCAGCGTCGACAGCAGCGCGGTCGGGCCGTGGCAAATGATGCCGGTCGGGCGCTGGGTGTCATGGAAGGTCAGCAGGATCTTGCCGAGATCCTTGTCTTGCGACAGATCTTGCATCGGTGCATGGCCGCCAGGGATAAAAATGCCGACGTAATTCTTGGTGCCTTCGGCTAGCACGGCCGACAGTTTTTTCGGATGCAGCGGTCCCTGCTCGCTGTTGACCAGCTTGACGGCGGCGGCCAGTTTTTCCTCGCTACCCTCGAAGAACATTTTATCGTGGGAAACTTGGTCATACGACGGCGCGGTACCGTTCGGACTGGCAAACACTGGCGTGTAGCCGGCATCGAGCAATTTGCGCAGCGGCAGCGCCAATTCGTCCAGATAATAACCCGTATTGTATTTCTTGCCATCCTTCAATTCGAGCTGATGGGCGCTGGACATGACGATCAGCACCTTGCCCTTGTCGGCGGCGGATGCAGGCGCGGCGGCGCCGGCAAAGGCCGCAGCGACGGCCAGCGCCATGCCGAGGCGGGCCAGCGTGCGGACGGTGGTGGTTTTCAGTGGTGTAAAACGTGCCATGATGGATTTCCTTGTTCAGTGTAAGAAGTGTTGCACTGAACAAAGTCTACGGCCGGCGCCCCATGACGTAAATGACGAATATCCCACCTATTAAGACATGCAGTATCCTCGCTGGCTTGATGGTAGCGCTGGCCGCAGGCGGCGGCCCTGGCTGTCGAGCTGATCTATTACATCGACTACACCAGCAGGGCGGCCGCCAGCGATTCGATCTCTTCGGCCGAATCGTCGAGGATGGTGTGCAAGGTGCTGCCGCCGATGCCGAAATCGATCATCGCGGCGGCTTGCCGCGCACGCGCGCTTTCCGGCGGATGCAACGGCGACGCCACCGGCGCCAGGTCATTCGCCAGCAGCAAGGTGGCGCCCAGCGTGCGTGGAGGAAACGGACCGCCGCCATGCCACATGCCTTCGACCGCCTGTAAGACCTGGTCCGGCACGCCCAGTTGGCGCAGCACGCCGCGGCCGATCAGCTTTTCGCCGTATTCGATCCAGTCTTCGGTATTGTCGTCCAGCAAGCCCGGAAATTCCTCGGCGCGCGACAGCAGATAAAAGCCGCCGACCTCATGCACGATGGCGGCGAACATGGCGGTCTCGACATCGACATTGGTGACCCTGCGCGCCAGTACTTGCGACAGCGCCGCGACGTGTGCCGTGTGTTCCCACAATCTGGCGGACTTGGCGCGCAGCGCCGGATCGGTGGCCTGGTTGCCCAGCTGGCGCACGATCACCGACGCCACCATCGATTTCAAGGTGCGGAAACCGAGCCGCATCACGGCCGCCCGCACATTCGCGATGTCATTGCCGGCACGATTGTAGGCGGCCGAATTGGCCAGGGCCACGGTACGCGCCGACAGCAGCGGTTCGGCCATCACCATGCGCGCCGCCGCTTCGATATGGCAATCAGGATCGTCCAGCGCTTGCTGCAACTGCAAGGTCGCCTTGACGTTGGCTGGAAAGCTCAGCTCGCCACGACCAGCTTGCAGCGCAATGATCTTGAAAACTTCCAATCGTTCCATGACACTATCCCCTGTACTGGCCCTGGCTGGGCGCTGCGCGGTGGTCCGGCGCCGGCCGGAACGGAAACAAATGTTCCCGTGTAGCACATATTACCAATTATTTGCCGGAGACCTTGCCCGATACGCCTTCGACGAAATAATCCATCTTGTTCAAGCCATCGTCGCCCAATACGCCCTTGTCGAGGCGGATCTTGCCGTCGTTATCCCTGATCGGCGCGGCGAACGGCGACAGGGTGCCGGCCACGATCTCCTTTTCCCGGGCCAGTACCAGCGCCTTGACATCGGCCGGCACGCCGGCGCTGATGTCTTCCAGCCTGACCAAGCCATCCTTGATGCCGCCCCAGGTACTGCCGGTTTTCCAGCTGCCGTCCAGTACCGCCTGCGCTTGCCGGGTGTAATAGGCACCCCAGTTGTGGGTCACGGCGGCCAGTTGCGCCTTCGGTCCGTATTGCTTCATGTCCGAATGGTAGGCGATCGCGTACTTGCCTTTTTCTTCGGCCGCTTGCACCACCGCGGTCGAATTGGTGTGGTTGGTGACCACGTCGGCGCCCTGGCCGAACAGCGTGATGGCGGCGTCGCGCTCCTTGCCCGGATCGAACCAGCTATTCACCCACACCACTTTTACTTCCGCCTTCGGATCGACGCTGCGCATGCCGCGCGTAAACGCATTCACGCCCTGCAACACTTCCGGGATCGGGAAGGCGGCCACATAACCGGCCACATGAGTCTTGCTCATCTTGCCGGCCAACACGCCCGCCAGATAACGCGCTTCGTAAAAACGGGCATTCGCGGTGGCCACGTTGGGCGCGGTTTTATAACCGGTCAAATGAATGAATTTTACGTCCGGGAACTGCTTCGCCACTTTCAGCGTCGGGTTCATATAACCGAAAGACGTGGTGACGATCAGCTTGCTGCCCTGCTGCGCCAGGTCGCGGATGACACGCTCGGCGTCCGCGCTTTCCGGCACGTTTTCAACAAATCTGGTCGTGACTTTGGCGCCCAGCGCCTTTTGCACTTCCTTGCGCGCGATATCGTGCTGGAAAGTCCAGCCGGCGTCGCCGATCGGGCTGACATACACAAAGCCGATGTTCAACGGCGCAGCAGCGGGCGCGGCGGCAACTGACCATGCGGCGACAGGCAGCAGCACAGCGCCGGCCAAGGCCGAACGCAGCATTTTTTTAAACATGATGTTCCTTGTAAAGCCCCCGCCAATCAACATCGGCCGCGCCGCCGGGGAGCATGCAACGGGCCGATCGGTCATTCTTCAACCCATCAATCTGCCGGATTGAAGTGTTTGCCCAGCGATGCGGGCATGTTCAGCTTGATGTAATTGGCGTTGCTCGATATTAGCACCAGCACAAAAATCGCAGCAATGTACGGCAGCATCGACAGTAGTTGCGACGCAACAGGCAGCCCCAGCGCCTGCGCATGAAAGGTCAGGATGGTGATGCCGCCAAATAAATACGCGCCGCCCGCCACCCGCGCCGGACGCCAGGTGGCGAAGGTGGTCAGCGCCAGCGCGATCCAGCCGCGCCCTGCCACCATGCCCTCGGCCCACAGCGGCGTGTACACCAGCGACAGGAATGCGCCGGCCAGGCCGCAGCAGGCGCCGCCGAACAATACCGCGCCGAGGCGGATGCGGCGCACCGGATAGCCCAGCGCATGGGCCGAGGCCGGCGCTTCGCCGACCGCGCGCAGCACCAGTCCGGCCCGGCTACGGTATAAGAACCAGGCCACCGCCGCGCACAGCAGCAAGGACAGGTACACCATCGCATGCTGGCGGAACAGGGCGGCGCCGATGAACGGCATATCTTCCAGGTAGGGGATGCCGAAACGGCCATTGCGCAAGCTCTTGCCGACATAATC includes these proteins:
- the galT gene encoding galactose-1-phosphate uridylyltransferase, with protein sequence MVIMHCKELVKPDGRQLTLYSRHAIGPVDFVPTPFAQPQGANPHVRWHPLRGEWVAYAAYRQDRTYLPSSLQTSQYNPLAVTSDPARPTELPAGEYDVAVFDNRFPALAQDAHDPPAVTVPTAPASGHCEVVVYSRDSAAFLGGLDLDHINLLLQVWAARTTRLAARGGIAYVLPFENRGAEVGVTLHHPHGQIYAYPLVPPIPLRMLEQERAFYDKHGVALLPDLAQREVGYGERLLYLGPHALAFVPPCARYPYEVWVMPLRPVDSLAALSLEQRLDLARALKTVLLKYEGLWQRPFPYLMAWFQAPTDGQPHPETQLHAEFYPPYRSRERLKYLAGTELAAGMFVMDALPEQTAQELRQVAVELEAP
- a CDS encoding LLM class flavin-dependent oxidoreductase, with translation MIPFSILDLAPIAEGGNAATSFRNTLDLAQHGERWGYNRYWLAEHHGMPGIASAATSVVMAHVAAGTSTIRVGAGGVMLPNHSPLVIAEQFGTLEALYPGRIDLGLGRAPGSDQSTARALRRNLESDAEQFPQDVLELMDYMSDEPRQRVLAVPGNGAKVPVWILGSSMFGAQLAAHLGLPYAFASHFAPQVMMQAVAFYRDNFKPSAQLAKPHVMLGFNVFAADTDAEAQLRATSMQQAFVNLRTGRPSKLPPPVPGYLERLGPQERAMIDSVLSCSAIGSPATVKEKLSAFIATTGADELMITSQIFEHQHRLRSYEITAQIHQEMSLV
- a CDS encoding MFS transporter, which gives rise to MKSASPNVDGSALLTSTRILLFALSAGVLVASLYYVQPLTSLLAASFGVGVTQAGYLVTATQIGYVLGIVFLVPLSDVLNRRKLLTWMLVAKICALILAATSQNIIVFSIASILMGITASALMVVTAMVASYAPDHSRGRMVGTVMTGLLLGILLARTVSGVVAQVSGSWRAVYLLAAVVVAALLAILRNILPDEAPRGKLQYAKLMASLAGIIRQEPLLRQRALFAGLGLGTFSVFWTGLTFLLSGAPYHYSEMQIGFFGLVGATGAFAANTAGRMADRGYARQATWLLALASLASWAFIAFGAVSLLMLLVGVVLLDVGVMGLQVTHQSIIYKLAPEARARVTTVFIAAGFIGASAGSALASASYAAGGWLALCLVGAAMPLLMVIVWSKYRLRQRGL
- a CDS encoding GlxA family transcriptional regulator, whose translation is MQRIGFIATQNFQFMSFAALSVFEFANLVTGQPAYEIRVMSEHGGTMRSSMGVTIDTESLQNAGFDTLIIGGAVGAPPSSAALLDFLRASMPTVRRMASMCSGALVLADAGLLDGRRVTTHWYAARDLQKKFPHVTVEEDRIFIHDGPVWTSAGMSAGIDLALGMVEKDLGADVARLVAKNLVLHHRRAGGQSQHSVLLELSPRSDRIQSALQYAESHLGNALSVEELATQACLSPRQFSRAFRAETGQSPAKAIENLRLEAARLMIEQGSLGIDAVARETGFADPERMRRAFLRAFGQPPQVLRRNARIAAPA
- a CDS encoding type 1 glutamine amidotransferase domain-containing protein; translation: MARFTPLKTTTVRTLARLGMALAVAAAFAGAAAPASAADKGKVLIVMSSAHQLELKDGKKYNTGYYLDELALPLRKLLDAGYTPVFASPNGTAPSYDQVSHDKMFFEGSEEKLAAAVKLVNSEQGPLHPKKLSAVLAEGTKNYVGIFIPGGHAPMQDLSQDKDLGKILLTFHDTQRPTGIICHGPTALLSTLSDPVAFRQALIAGDIQSTGKLAAGWPYAGYHLTVFSSAEEKFIEGPKGQLGGFVQFHAADALAEAGAHVERVAAFHPNVVEDREVVSGEQPMSSDVFGDAFVAKLNRYKVR
- a CDS encoding HDOD domain-containing protein, which encodes MERLEVFKIIALQAGRGELSFPANVKATLQLQQALDDPDCHIEAAARMVMAEPLLSARTVALANSAAYNRAGNDIANVRAAVMRLGFRTLKSMVASVIVRQLGNQATDPALRAKSARLWEHTAHVAALSQVLARRVTNVDVETAMFAAIVHEVGGFYLLSRAEEFPGLLDDNTEDWIEYGEKLIGRGVLRQLGVPDQVLQAVEGMWHGGGPFPPRTLGATLLLANDLAPVASPLHPPESARARQAAAMIDFGIGGSTLHTILDDSAEEIESLAAALLV
- a CDS encoding BMP family ABC transporter substrate-binding protein — encoded protein: MFKKMLRSALAGAVLLPVAAWSVAAAPAAAPLNIGFVYVSPIGDAGWTFQHDIARKEVQKALGAKVTTRFVENVPESADAERVIRDLAQQGSKLIVTTSFGYMNPTLKVAKQFPDVKFIHLTGYKTAPNVATANARFYEARYLAGVLAGKMSKTHVAGYVAAFPIPEVLQGVNAFTRGMRSVDPKAEVKVVWVNSWFDPGKERDAAITLFGQGADVVTNHTNSTAVVQAAEEKGKYAIAYHSDMKQYGPKAQLAAVTHNWGAYYTRQAQAVLDGSWKTGSTWGGIKDGLVRLEDISAGVPADVKALVLAREKEIVAGTLSPFAAPIRDNDGKIRLDKGVLGDDGLNKMDYFVEGVSGKVSGK
- a CDS encoding ABC transporter permease, producing MDSLGMNMAMTIAPLVAASINAGTPLMLAALGLLVNEKSGVVNLGAEGLMLMAAVTGFAVTVHSGSVALGFVAGAAVSMLLSGFFAWMTLWLGANQYATGLALSLFGAGTSTYIGIDYVGKSLRNGRFGIPYLEDMPFIGAALFRQHAMVYLSLLLCAAVAWFLYRSRAGLVLRAVGEAPASAHALGYPVRRIRLGAVLFGGACCGLAGAFLSLVYTPLWAEGMVAGRGWIALALTTFATWRPARVAGGAYLFGGITILTFHAQALGLPVASQLLSMLPYIAAIFVLVLISSNANYIKLNMPASLGKHFNPAD